In one window of Mercurialis annua linkage group LG4, ddMerAnnu1.2, whole genome shotgun sequence DNA:
- the LOC126678317 gene encoding uncharacterized protein LOC126678317, with protein MWIKENVENVVWPAKMMAEIRDIRKFCKSHNEHGHKTDECGDLKVEIERMIDAGELRKFIAHKTKSSDKGEKRSRDDKGKEKEEERPSKILGTMHMINGEGHINSTIRRKQRREVMNIRETHMPRMIFDVEDYEHVKAPYNDALVVTTIIENWNMERILINKGSVVNLYDKHCIQNVRRDHNKVEPSLDSIIRTRRAFYQPARRCVC; from the coding sequence atgtggatcaaggAGAATGTAGAAAATGTGGTATGGCCAGCTAAGATGATGGCTGAGATCAGAGATATCAGGAAATTCTGCAAATCTCATAACGAACATGGGCACAAAACAGACGAGTGCGGAGATTTAAAAGTGGAAATAGAAAGAATGATAGATGCAGGCGAGCTAAGGAAATTCATAGCCCACAAAACAAAAAGCAGTGATAAGGGAGAAAAGAGAAGCAGGGATGACaagggaaaagaaaaggaagaagaaaggcCATCTAAGATTCTGGGAACTATGCACATGATCAATGGAGAGGGACATATCAATTCAACCATTAGGAGAAAACAAAGGAGAGAAGTGATGAATATCAGGGAGACACACATGCCACGAATGATCTTTGACGTCGAGGATTATGAGCATGTGAAAGCACCCTATAATGACGCTCTGGTGGTAACAACCAttattgaaaattggaacatggagcgaatcctCATTAACAAAGGAAGTGTTGTGAACCTTTATGACAAACACTGCATACAAAATGTTAGGAGGGACCACAACAAGGTTGAGCCGAGTCTTGATTCCATTATCCGGACTCGGAGGGCCTTCTATCAACCCGCTCGGCGCTGTGTCTGTTGA